Genomic DNA from Alosa alosa isolate M-15738 ecotype Scorff River chromosome 6, AALO_Geno_1.1, whole genome shotgun sequence:
TTGTAGTACTCCTTAAGAACATTCCAAGCTTTAGGGGCCATGAAGCCATCAGGAGGATTCTGACCCTCGCGAGCCATTTTTCTCATTCGTGTTCCCGAGATGAAGTCGTAGTCTTCATGCCTGCAACACATAAGGTGACTTTTAGTGTGGCAGAGAATGTGTGGTTAATTCATTTAGGGCAGGGGTGTCATATTAGAtagtgggccggatttgttggaatgagacatCGTGGAGGGCAAACACTGTCATgatcattatcatttttctgcatgggtgtCTGAGTGTTATTTGATGATATCACTTATGggcaaacaagtacaaataatgcactgctgtcatatactgctctttctctcttgaaatgctCTACTTCCATGTTTGTTTTTACacttctttcttccttcctgaggatagtttgtagtgctaggtttaatcaagtcatcatatcatagagatattgcttataACACAttgaatatctttttttttttctaattttctcttcctacccaaaacatctAGGTAGGAACGATATGAAACCGGCTGGCGGGCCTGATTTGGCCCTCGGGCCTtctgtttgacacccctgattTAGGGTGTATAGAGAAggcagtgtttgtttgtttatttatttaggctattcatttatttaatctTGAGACACATgatgaaaaaaaataacaacaaaaaagaacaaCAATCTGTTGATGCAACCTCCCAAATTTCTTTATATACAGGCATGAAAACGGGTCgggtgaaaaaggtgagaagGGTGCACGAAGAGGGAAATGGCCATTTTATAGCAAAACAAGCGCGAGTGACATTGTTGCCAATAGTGCATAGCTTCCATGGAGTATGAAGTTGaagaaaacaaactacaaaatgactaatttttacaacaaaaaaaccccctttatttcttctttttggctTGGGCCAAAGTAGGGAAAGGGCCCGCTTGCACTGTTTGGCAACTTGCTTCAGCCtggtcctcctctcctcagtaatctacatgagttttctttctttctatgtgcctgaagttatcagacatttctgaAGATTTCATAGGCCTAATGGACACTTCATAGTAGATTATTAGAATAAGTCTGAAAAGGATGATaagtctgaatatttgttggaccaaaccaggtaataaataaacttgcttGAGACGCACACTATTTCAGACTAAcattattaacattattatataatagagtgtcccagtgacgccacttccacttgcctccatgggacctatctttaaaaaaaatttgaacgccagtctatggcgagaaagaaattattttctggtcccggttgacttttGCCTtaaattacccatatgatgtttgtccattttaaagacaaatttcatgtaaagacatttgcagtttgtttcgtaactattgaattacaacattgtgaaagatcgtaattccaacgactacaaacccatcagtcagcGCTTAGTGAcgcgttagctcattcacagccacactagattgtacaagcataccagcaacaggtcttaattgggctttccttgccgatgaaaataccatgagtcagaggattgaacacatcaggtaagttgtattcgtccatagactgtacattagatactgttaagtgacatagcaggcagcaagatgcaaccgttaactagcataacagctaatcttatcgtttcattacgttggtggaCGTTACATCGCtctcgagacgagagatgtagtccactgagcggattcgtacaaaaccaacataacttttgaagtctatcgaacaacagtactttcttgacgtgaaaaattatcttttaaattcacacacatcatatgtgaaattcgtggcacaattcaaactgtacaaacaaaaaataattgttatctctccattaactcccgttcatattttttttgaaagataggtcccttgtagcggaagtaaaacggaagtcactgggacactctataggGTAGACTAGGATTTATatatctatagaccctttcaagagagttaaaataaagggaaaataaaaatacagaaaataataataataataataataataaaataacatttacataaaacaGGTACAATTTGACATAGGAAGGTTTGTGATTACAGATCTAAATTGATTATAGGAAAGTAGAGAGTTCATTTTTATGTTACATTGGAGATTATTCCAGGAAGTAGGGGCACCATAACAAAAGGCAGACTTTCCCAACTCAGTGTGGATACGAGGAACCTTGAGCATCAGTCATTTGATCTGGTCTGATAGGGACCagaattccaaacaagcatgttTGAAATATAACCTGGTAATTTTTCAACAATACCTTTGTAAATAAAGAGATACCAATGAGTAATAACAATACCTTTGTAAATAAAGAGATACCAATGACTTTACCATAGAGGACACAATGAGTGAGTGCAATAGCCATCACCAGTAATGAACCTCAGGGCAGAGTGGTAGACTGAGTCCAGGGGTGAGCAAGCATTTCTACAAATCACATCACCATAGTCTAGAACTGACATGAAAACTGCTTCAACAAGTTGTTTCCTGTAGGGAGGTTGGCTTTGTTTCTGTAGAAGAAACCaatttttttacagtttttttactAGGATGGCTATATGGTAAATAAATGTGAGTTTGTCATCCAGCCATATACCAAGATATTTGTACTCAGAAACTCTATCAATGCTGGAACCATTGGTTATGTTTTAACctgcagcctaggctacttacagGATTGTGGCATTGTGCTAGTGTGGTTAACCAACCAATAAAGTTGTGCGAACAGTGTTCACATTACATGTTAAACTGTACCCTGAAGACACAGACTACTGATCAGGCCACTGAATGTTTCTTAAAGACAGCATTACCATGTCAAACACTGCTTTTGTCTCTGAACTCCACAAAACAGCACAGTTTAGGAGCATTTAGTTAAACTATTTAGTTAGtcacattagcctttgctactgataaagtatgcctatttgcttcaccttttgttgATCTAGATGGCTCAAACTGCACATATTCTTCATCAAATGAACTCGttatgtctatatttctgtCCAATATTGCTAACTTTAACAACATTAGAAGAAGACAGCCTATGCTACGTTGCTACACTAATCTCAACGTCTTTTTCTAACAGAAGTTAAAAGTTTCAACTAGCCCACCTGCAATAAGCATCTTTGCTTCAGACAGGGAGGCTATTCCGGCGCAAGCGTTCTGTTCGCATTGCGTCTGCAGCAACAATTAGCTCCGACTGTTTAATAAATGCATAGGGGCTGCATTCACATATTCGATGCTGAAGTTTTTTAATGGGGATCTGACAACACATCAAGATGTGTTTGCGTCTGTGCGTGAtttgtaaactcagttgtaaccccataccccccccccccccaaaaaaaaaaaaaacatcagatcAGCGCGAACCATGTAAGTCCCCCATTTTGGATTCCAACCGGCGAATTTTGCCGAAAGGTGAGGATTTATGTGAGTGTGATTTATTTATGCGGCGAGAATGTctaggactgagcggcggttaTATTTGGTACCGCCATGTGATACATTTAGTCAGCACTCTCATTAGCTATTCCCAAGGCTACTCCCAATCAAACAAATggaaatacttttttttaagaAGTATACAATCTTTTGATTTTGGAGTAAGTAAGTAATTATGTTGATTAAACAGTAGCAATACAATAGAAATGGGTGAACTTCACTAATGACCATTTTCCACCGAACAAGACCTGCTCGGACCTGCTcggttttctttcttttcgaGCACACAAAAGTGCCTCCTTCATTGCAGAAGGAAACTTCCGTGTCATCATTAACGTGGGACGCACAGTTACAGTttgtaacaataacaacaatggaatcaagCGAATCCGTGAGAAAGTGTTTGTTAAAGGAAAACTGGCGATTTTTTacagatctccatttctcgaggtcactAAGTACTGTCGATATGAAATAAAgcgaaaaaacaaaaagaaatggGTGCTacctgcagccaacagctagagcaaccaggcagctacagtgctacactctgggggcatgatatTAAAGAGAGCGAGTTGAGGCAAGCTGAGCAGGTTCCCTTCAGCAGAAAACCAAAACAGAAACACTGCACAAAAAGCCAAGTGTGTGATAGGCTTGTCCAGCAATTTGCAGtttgcattttttttcatttaaagtgatACTCAAATGTATAGCATTTTAGCAATTTATATAACTATTGTTTCCAGATTGCAATGTGTGACTATGACTGTGTAGCAACATAACTAAAAACGAAAAATAGCTCCTTACCTTTGGGAGTTATAAAAGTCCATGCTTTTCTTCACCTTGTTGTAAGCAGCCACTTTGAAGGGGACAATCTCCAAAGAGATGAGGCCTGGTGCCATTGTGAGAACTTTAGCTCCATGTGTAGCATCGTACAAGTCCTTTCCAGTGGATGGGTGAGGCATGCCTGCAGGATCACGACCAACGATGTAGAAGTTTGCACCTGCCACCATTCGCGCTCTGCAGTGCCACTGTACCTGGATAGATTGGAGTTGCTAGTTAAAATACTGATAAAATACTTTCTTCTGTCTCATCATTCTGCACTCCGCTGTGCAAGTTACAGGTGCTCTGCAGCACCCCTCTAGTGGTCGCCTAAGCTACCATATTCAATAGCATTTGTCTCGATGGGCAAAATAAATTGCAACATCAGTACACAATGCATGACATGATTGCACTTTACAACAAAGGTAGCCTCAGGTAGTTTAGATTAGAAACAGTTTTTAGAAATAGCCCTGCATTAGCACCTAGATGTAACTAATATGGAGCCGGTGTAAATGAGTATATGGTAGGGACTTTGCTAATAATAACAGTTAAATTTGGCGGAGTGCTATgaaatgttatgtgtatgtcGCAACAGTGATCTATTGTAATTggataaaacaaacatttaactGATAGTTAAAACTAGGAGGTATTCTGATCCTATAAATCTAATGAAAGAAATAGTTTCTTTGAACATGGTGGAGAATAGTGCATTTGGCGCTTCAGTGCTTCATTCCTCTAGttgtaacaataacaataattgaTTAGGACTATTTTAGCTAAAACATGAAATATTTTAAAGTGGTAGTTTTAAAGTGGTAGTAGAATTTTTTTTTGGTATATTTTAAAGTGGTAGTAGAATTTTTAAAGTGGTAGTTTTAAAGTGGTATATTTTAAAGTGGTAGTAGAATTTTGGACCTAGGACCACTAGAACAGGAACGAAAAAATTCTGTTTTCAGTCCCtgccagaaattccatgacccgtgagAACCCTGTTGGGTATAAGTGAGGCAAACTGATATGACAAATGGGGCTTTTATCACAATCCAATCCAAAAAGAATGTTTACTTCTGTTGGTCCAGCATACATCATTGGTGAGGGGAAGATGGCAACAACTGTTGATGAAGGGTCTAGGACACCATCTTCAAGGACAGCAGCATGTTGGCGCATGCGCCAGAGCAGAGGCACATCATCCTCTTTAGTCCAACCACCAAGTGGGTGCAGCAGTAACACTGGCTGCCGGTAACCACGTTCTACTAGCCTCCGCTGGGTGTCCTGCATTAGCAATGCATGGCCATTGTGAACAGGATTACGGAGTTGAAAGGCAAAAACAGCAtctgaaaaataaaagaatacaACAGAGATGTTAGAATGCTAGAATTTCACATGTTAgaatttatttcatttcatttcatttcatttcacgtAACTGTAACTTTGTAACTGTAACCATGAGCAGGATGCTGGCGATCATGGACAATGACTGCCACCCACTACACAGCACGCTCAATAAACAGAGGAGCATTATTAAGTGGCAGGTCATGTCACGGTCATGCTCAACAAACGGGTTGAAGAGGACTTTTGTCCCCACACTGCAAAAAGTGATAGCTTaccaagtgttataatcttatttgaagataaaaaaaaaatctagttagtattgttATATAGATACTTACTTTGAGCTTTCTTGTAAGATTATTTTACTTAAAATAAGTGAAAATCTTCTTAAAACTAAGTCGTTTATTGCCAAAACTAAGACAAAAACAAGTAAATGTATCTCTCAATGGATTAAGAAAATGTATCTTAAGATTTAAGACAAATAGACCTCTTTTTTTCACTACTGACAGGTTCAACATGTAATCACAAATGTTGGCCAACATGGAAAGGATCTCTATCGATATATAACTATATCTGTTTTACCCAGTGGATGTAAAACAACTTAATACGAGTTGTTTTACATCCACTGTTGTTGTGCAAACTACAACAACTAGAtatttttatcttaatataagattatagcTCTTGGTAAGATATCACTTTTTGTCTATCTACCTTCAGACAGATACAGGAAGGGTGTAAAATACTCTGTGCtaaacactgcaaaaactgcttatataataaaatcaaaccaaatgttattaatcttatatcaagatcaaaaaatctagttggtattgttttcagtataaagagacttagaCCTAGCTCTTTCttgtaaaatcatttgacttaatttaagagtTTAAGAGTTTGGCTCCTTTTAGCACTCTCTCTTTCGAGGGGTGCGGGGGTTCTTTCGAGAgagtgctaggtaagtcttttcactaaaaataattgttatgatcttaatataagattaacacttggttagattttatgtTTTGCAGTTGGTGAGTAGCATTAGAGTTTTGTTGGGCAATAAATGACTTGGCATAAATGATCCTTGTCTTCATTTATGTATAAGAATACAGAAAAAATATAAAGGcatgaaagtaggcctaaataagAACTAGTGAAGTATTAGTACAAGAACATAGTACAGAAACCTAATTCTGGCCTATGAAGATGATTGACACTACTGTAAAGAGTCCTCATACCTGCATTCATCTCCTTGAATTTCTGTCTCAGCTCATTTGGAGTGAGGCGATATGCATCCAAGCCATCGTTCCAATAAATGCGATCCAGAACTTGGAGATCACCCCCAACTAACCATTCTCCACTCTCCATAACCATCTGAAAGAAAATCATTGTTTTTAAGTCACCATAAAGATATAGTAcactgcaaataaataaatctaaccaagtgttattaatcttctATTAAGATAACAAAAAATCTTTAGTATAAAGAAACTTCCCTGGTGCTCTCTCGTAATATTATTTTGACTTAATTAataagagtttgacttattttaaagaatcatatcaaatcaaatatgctcaatgtaatgttttaaagacaaatttgtttgttttcatgatAAGAcgccttaaaataagtcaaactcttattaaattaagtcaaatgaatttaggagaaagagctaggtaagtctctttacaCTGAAAAATTGATTTTTGATCTTGATGTAAGATTAATAgctcttggttagattttattagataagcagtttttacAGTGTATAGAAGATTGCGGCGGCAGGTGGAATGCAACATGTCTTTAGTTTTGGCCAACAGTTATCATCTTCTCTTCCGGTGCACATGTTAGTATCTCTTCACTCTGACCTTAATGTAAGGGTGGTCTTTGCAAGTGGTGCCCCACTGGCGGGCACAGCGCTCCTCCTTGCGATGTTCGTAGAATTCAGGGTTCCGAAGAATGGCCACGCGTTGGCCTTCAGAGACCAGTGCAAAGGCAGTGACGCCATTTAAACGGTCTTTGTCTGCAGTACAGACAGGCAGGACCACGGGCACAGACAAGTTGATAACCCCACCTATaaagacattacattattaTAAATATGTTAGTGTTAGTTACAGGAGTTCACAGAGAAATAATATTGTGCACATACTTCTTGTCAAACACAGATAAGTCTGGCTTCAGAAACTAATAAGCGCTGCGGACACCGGCGCCAACATAAGTGCGGTGCACTCCACTTTCGACATTTGATTACTTAGACCCCATTATTCTCAATACAACCCCGCACACCACCGTCAAACTCTGCCGCAACCTCCGCTGGTGCAGTGCCGGCCCAAGCCTTGATGGGGCTCCCCTCCCACCACTGCGGTGTCACCTGTACTTGACTATTATTGATACAAATGTCACACTATAATGTAACATATAACACATAAATTGTATTAGTATAGTTGTTACAGAGTCCTTACTCAAACATAGTAAGCAGTTCTAATAACTTATGTATACTGGGGGTATAAATAAAGGTTGTCTTTGGTTATTTACTCTTTACATCAAtgctatacaaaacatattgatctcaatggtgcattttgtgttgttttgctcTGACATGATCACCTGAGAGTACCTGAGCAGGGGTGGGGATATAATTTTCAATTTCAGTGATTTCAGTGGCACCTGTggttactctatacaaaacatattgatttcaatggtgcattttgcccatgttcagggtggaaaataaaaaagaaagatttgcataagacaagtcaaattgatatttttaaaaagaagggatcatggagaataaaggaaaaaaaatatttaaaaaatctttgtacaGTACATTCCCACAAAGTGTTAGGGTGGTCTAAAATGAGatccaaaatgatttttcagacttgtgaggtctgctgttcagaccctgaaagaatttattttctgttcattgcgttttgtgagtgtttctacttatctcaataaggaaaataaattaagagcctatgttgagtacaaatatgtcttctgaaggcctaaacagagcccagccaaaaaataaaattttgatcaactttaAGAGACAGCAATGACCGTGCCGGATCATCTGGACTAAACATgacaattttgctacataccattcctatttatgtaccagcatgcacaatttgagcctcctacatggttagTTCTTGtgctatgggcttgtgaactttgacaaaaaaaaggccgaacaaaatcgacacctccctccccctgtaaaactggctgtatcttggaaagtattgatctgaCATAAAACTAATTTTACAGTGTATCTCCTGGGTAACaatcgccttattcacccggcggccagaacgaggctagcagatggtggtggtaatgcactccgtttgcaaactgcaaaaaaaaaaagcttactgaaaaagaagaagggttcactggcctgttcttcttcttcagtgagttttttttagcagtttgcaaactgagcgcattaccaccaccatctgctggactgaggtgtaatggcaagtgtaccctttagcctcgttctggccgccgggtgaataaggcgaataggtACACCtagtaattttttcagaattttttgagacctaagtacGTGGGctctggttgaattgacgtggaatgacccagctgacttgacttgactctaGACATTTCTTCGTCGATTTATCACTTTTGTTGTGCCGTTTTTCTCTACGGAGCTCCCCCTTACAGCTTTAGGGTGCATATTTCACAACCGTCTGTCTGGTCTTTTCGCTGGATCTGCCATGATGAATGTCTAAAAAATTAAGCCATCGCTGCTTGTTCTTATATCTAGTCGGCATGGCTAATGGTTTTATTCCAAACTtgtaaaaaagtatttttcaCTATTATGGAGTAGCCGAACAAAGAACAGATTCTTCCCAACATCGTACAGTATGCCACATAAAAATTGTTCATTTCCACAGGTAGCACATAAGCTATTTTCTCGATTGAATACACCGCAGTAATGGCATGCGTTGTGGCATGTACGGATACagtgtctgttttgtttgagcCTTTTGcgtatatagtgtgtgttttgttcgttTTCAGAGATACAAATTTTATTCACTCTACCATCCAGAAGGCAGTCAAAATGAAGACACTGCagatactctctctccctcatgaaACCATTGAGTGGAGTAGCCCAACCCTCAGCCAGGACCTGAACCCATTGCAGGTCAACCTGGAGGAGGAAAACATTAAAGTAAAAGCATTGTAAAGGTTCATTTCAATATTAGTATAATTAAGTCTTTACCAAGGAGATGTTTAAATAGATACCTTAACACACATGAGTGTGACAACGACTGATATGTCAAATGTGTCTCCTGTTTCCACATTAGTTTCATCAGAGCCATTTCTGGTGTTTGCATGAGGTCTTCATGAGGGGGGATACTTACAACCACCTTAATATGGTGGAAAGCTATTTTTGTGCAAAAACATTACCTTTCCGATGCTCAGTGTTGGCAAAGCCTTTGCATCTGCTTTGACCAAATCCAGTTT
This window encodes:
- the papss1 gene encoding bifunctional 3'-phosphoadenosine 5'-phosphosulfate synthase 1 isoform X1, yielding MEISGSSLKKQKLNNVPENWGMQRATNVTYQAHHVSRNKRGQVIGTRRGFRGCTVWLTGLSGAGKTTVSMALEEHLVCHGIPCYTLDGDNIRQGLNKNLGFSPEDREENIRRIAEVARLFADAGLVCIASFISPYSRDRLNARKIHEANGLPFFEVFVDAPLNVCEQRDVKGLYKKARAGEIKGFTGIDSEYEKPEAPELVLKTDSCSVNECIQQLLDLLQEKDIVPIDASYEVKELYVPENKLDLVKADAKALPTLSIGKVDLQWVQVLAEGWATPLNGFMREREYLQCLHFDCLLDGGVINLSVPVVLPVCTADKDRLNGVTAFALVSEGQRVAILRNPEFYEHRKEERCARQWGTTCKDHPYIKMVMESGEWLVGGDLQVLDRIYWNDGLDAYRLTPNELRQKFKEMNADAVFAFQLRNPVHNGHALLMQDTQRRLVERGYRQPVLLLHPLGGWTKEDDVPLLWRMRQHAAVLEDGVLDPSSTVVAIFPSPMMYAGPTEVQWHCRARMVAGANFYIVGRDPAGMPHPSTGKDLYDATHGAKVLTMAPGLISLEIVPFKVAAYNKVKKSMDFYNSQRHEDYDFISGTRMRKMAREGQNPPDGFMAPKAWNVLKEYYKSLEKDVDTA
- the papss1 gene encoding bifunctional 3'-phosphoadenosine 5'-phosphosulfate synthase 1 isoform X3, whose protein sequence is MQRATNVTYQAHHVSRNKRGQVIGTRRGFRGCTVWLTGLSGAGKTTVSMALEEHLVCHGIPCYTLDGDNIRQGLNKNLGFSPEDREENIRRIAEVARLFADAGLVCIASFISPYSRDRLNARKIHEANGLPFFEVFVDAPLNVCEQRDVKGLYKKARAGEIKGFTGIDSEYEKPEAPELVLKTDSCSVNECIQQLLDLLQEKDIVPIDASYEVKELYVPENKLDLVKADAKALPTLSIGKVDLQWVQVLAEGWATPLNGFMREREYLQCLHFDCLLDGGVINLSVPVVLPVCTADKDRLNGVTAFALVSEGQRVAILRNPEFYEHRKEERCARQWGTTCKDHPYIKMVMESGEWLVGGDLQVLDRIYWNDGLDAYRLTPNELRQKFKEMNADAVFAFQLRNPVHNGHALLMQDTQRRLVERGYRQPVLLLHPLGGWTKEDDVPLLWRMRQHAAVLEDGVLDPSSTVVAIFPSPMMYAGPTEVQWHCRARMVAGANFYIVGRDPAGMPHPSTGKDLYDATHGAKVLTMAPGLISLEIVPFKVAAYNKVKKSMDFYNSQRHEDYDFISGTRMRKMAREGQNPPDGFMAPKAWNVLKEYYKSLEKDVDTA
- the papss1 gene encoding bifunctional 3'-phosphoadenosine 5'-phosphosulfate synthase 1 isoform X2, producing MFQGMQRATNVTYQAHHVSRNKRGQVIGTRRGFRGCTVWLTGLSGAGKTTVSMALEEHLVCHGIPCYTLDGDNIRQGLNKNLGFSPEDREENIRRIAEVARLFADAGLVCIASFISPYSRDRLNARKIHEANGLPFFEVFVDAPLNVCEQRDVKGLYKKARAGEIKGFTGIDSEYEKPEAPELVLKTDSCSVNECIQQLLDLLQEKDIVPIDASYEVKELYVPENKLDLVKADAKALPTLSIGKVDLQWVQVLAEGWATPLNGFMREREYLQCLHFDCLLDGGVINLSVPVVLPVCTADKDRLNGVTAFALVSEGQRVAILRNPEFYEHRKEERCARQWGTTCKDHPYIKMVMESGEWLVGGDLQVLDRIYWNDGLDAYRLTPNELRQKFKEMNADAVFAFQLRNPVHNGHALLMQDTQRRLVERGYRQPVLLLHPLGGWTKEDDVPLLWRMRQHAAVLEDGVLDPSSTVVAIFPSPMMYAGPTEVQWHCRARMVAGANFYIVGRDPAGMPHPSTGKDLYDATHGAKVLTMAPGLISLEIVPFKVAAYNKVKKSMDFYNSQRHEDYDFISGTRMRKMAREGQNPPDGFMAPKAWNVLKEYYKSLEKDVDTA